A genome region from Dickeya chrysanthemi NCPPB 402 includes the following:
- a CDS encoding immunity 26/phosphotriesterase HocA family protein, which produces MNDFKFWGWEKKPRTMLRFVKPGDIFCFRINDNKYGFGRIISKITTGHVAEVFNLFLSEPIIEDDEIIHAERAFTPLVIDTYGLFDKKVEPNGDWRIIGCQEDYTPKDMDGVYFSFGIGDSCKKKDIFGNVFSITEEEAELLPELSPNTDYDIKKLIEKI; this is translated from the coding sequence ATGAATGACTTTAAGTTTTGGGGATGGGAAAAAAAGCCAAGAACCATGCTGCGCTTCGTCAAGCCGGGCGACATATTTTGCTTTAGAATTAATGATAATAAATATGGTTTCGGTCGTATTATATCCAAAATTACGACCGGGCATGTGGCTGAAGTCTTTAATTTATTTCTGTCTGAGCCAATTATAGAAGACGATGAGATTATTCATGCTGAGCGTGCATTTACTCCGCTAGTTATAGATACATATGGGTTATTTGATAAAAAAGTCGAGCCTAATGGCGACTGGAGAATAATTGGGTGTCAAGAAGATTATACTCCTAAGGATATGGATGGGGTTTATTTTTCATTTGGGATAGGAGACTCCTGCAAGAAGAAAGATATATTTGGTAATGTGTTTTCTATAACAGAAGAGGAAGCTGAGTTACTACCAGAGCTAAGCCCAAATACTGATTATGATATAAAGAAACTTATAGAGAAAATTTAA
- a CDS encoding RHS repeat-associated core domain-containing protein, whose amino-acid sequence MFEAARVGDGIGHSGALAGMIAGTIVGGLIAAVGGIAAGALFMAGIASSCLGVGVLLVGLSFAVGWGTGVLAEKARDSIAESGASSMSKAGTLLTGSPNVFINSLAAVIATQSMAACNKDGPSMQVAQGSSGVFINGQPASRLGDKINCGASITEGSSNVYIGGEAQTTLPIKPEVPEWLYKVSDLTLLFAGLAGGAGGAFSKVGKLGQLLQKLPGINKIQRIACRYGVLMTAVAAGGIIARPIDVVSGQKFLAGEDELDFVLPSRLSVYWQRCWRSGNPGDSVLGTGWSLFWETTLTRYQDGLVWRAPSGDLISFPVVPAGQRTYCPPEKRWLEHHQDDSWSVYGTDGEVWYYTALSSQGKAVLSRIADPCGNDVLFSWNADGTLQTLKDSADRQVTCRYRDGRLESVWLDASTCLVHYTYNAQGQLITVTGRGGSVRRRFTWQDDGLMSSHEDANGLLSEYTWREIADLPRVVAYRNSAGEQLTLEYDFPGRRRTARRDDGCCAQWELDEDDQVVRFTDYDGRETAQRYSDGELCEVILPGGASRKTTWDNYGRLLSETDPLGRETHYQWYRLTDNVTQVTYADGSSELNLYDDLNRLVEETDALGNPTRYHYPSAQESLPDSVTDALGGTVTLAWDRQGLLTARTDCSGQCTTFEYDRYGQLLASVDAEGHRTRREWDAHGQLTGVIYPDGRRDTLRWNERGQLQAWRDAQSSEVRWQYNALGQPVSVTDRLRRVKRWHYDVRGQLLRLENGNGAEYRFGYDAAGRLVSERRVDGVELTFRYDEAGYLCQRSQRGQAANDEAIPHVYQHDVAGQLVRRAHAHAVFHYQHDNRGRLVSLKREPSEAGLALGISADEVRLSYDAAGYLSGEHGSGGEIAYRRDALGNVSTLSLPDGDELHWLRYGSGHVSAVKFNHQVVSEFTRDRLHREITRTQGRREQQRTYDSLGRLTSQRSALWEVAEPEQRILSRALSYTASGELASVRDSLRGDVEYDYDAEGRLVKRADVHWQVHHRAYGYDGADNLRDAEDRHGIFPLADNRLLHWRNLWNQYDGQGNLTRRREGETEQYYQYDADNRLVAARGRGPQGEFVARYGYDALGRRTGKTVTWCESGKQEETHFLWEGYRLLQVRQPDRKESYVYDPTVWWAPLARITQRAGTREGDIRWFITDLNGAPLEMTDADGSVRWSGDYGSFGQLRGQTQDSEGLRDGKTVEPQPLRYAGQYADDETGLHYNLFRYYDPTVGRFTTQDPIGLAGGINLYQYAPNPIRWIDPLGLYNGEGQRELGKYHVFHEHTLDSSEYTMTDKEHFSRANESVYKRLQVDPEFKRELQTKYPGVVEHVQPMKNGKFRGSSPKNMTWHHGDTPGSLQLADFKDHQTYHKIYHPDGTGGRNKWGGGTPCRK is encoded by the coding sequence ATGTTTGAAGCGGCGCGCGTTGGGGATGGGATTGGGCACTCGGGGGCTTTGGCGGGCATGATTGCCGGCACCATTGTCGGTGGGCTGATTGCGGCCGTTGGGGGCATTGCTGCCGGTGCGCTGTTTATGGCGGGTATCGCCTCCTCCTGCCTGGGGGTCGGCGTGTTACTGGTTGGCCTCAGTTTTGCGGTTGGCTGGGGGACCGGCGTGCTGGCAGAAAAAGCCCGCGACAGCATAGCGGAGTCCGGTGCCAGCAGCATGTCGAAGGCAGGCACGCTCCTCACCGGTTCCCCGAATGTGTTCATTAATAGTCTGGCCGCAGTTATCGCCACCCAGAGTATGGCGGCCTGTAATAAAGATGGCCCTTCCATGCAGGTCGCTCAGGGGTCTTCCGGGGTATTCATCAACGGCCAGCCTGCATCCCGTCTGGGCGATAAAATCAACTGTGGTGCTTCCATAACAGAAGGCTCATCAAATGTTTATATTGGCGGTGAAGCCCAGACTACTCTGCCGATTAAGCCCGAAGTTCCCGAATGGCTCTATAAGGTCTCGGATTTAACGCTGCTTTTCGCCGGGTTGGCTGGCGGTGCCGGGGGGGCATTCAGCAAGGTCGGAAAACTGGGCCAGCTTCTGCAAAAACTTCCCGGGATCAATAAAATCCAGCGTATTGCCTGCCGTTATGGTGTGCTCATGACGGCCGTCGCCGCCGGGGGGATCATTGCCCGTCCGATCGATGTGGTAAGCGGGCAAAAATTTTTGGCGGGTGAGGATGAGCTGGATTTCGTCCTGCCTTCCCGTTTGTCCGTGTACTGGCAGCGCTGCTGGCGTAGCGGTAACCCCGGTGACAGCGTACTGGGAACGGGCTGGAGCCTGTTCTGGGAAACGACGCTGACGCGCTATCAGGACGGGCTGGTCTGGCGTGCGCCGTCGGGCGATCTGATTTCATTTCCTGTTGTGCCTGCCGGGCAGCGAACCTACTGCCCACCGGAAAAACGCTGGCTGGAGCATCATCAGGATGATAGCTGGTCCGTGTATGGCACCGATGGTGAAGTGTGGTATTACACCGCTTTGTCCTCACAAGGTAAGGCGGTGTTGTCACGTATCGCCGACCCGTGTGGCAATGACGTCCTCTTTTCCTGGAATGCGGACGGCACGCTTCAGACACTGAAGGACAGTGCCGACAGGCAGGTGACATGCCGGTATCGTGATGGGCGGCTGGAGAGCGTCTGGCTGGATGCGTCGACGTGTCTGGTGCACTATACCTACAACGCGCAAGGGCAACTGATCACCGTCACCGGGCGGGGCGGTAGCGTGCGCCGCCGTTTTACCTGGCAGGATGATGGGTTGATGTCCAGCCATGAAGACGCCAACGGCCTGCTCAGCGAATATACGTGGCGGGAGATAGCGGATTTGCCCCGCGTGGTGGCATACCGCAACAGTGCGGGCGAGCAACTCACGCTGGAGTATGACTTTCCGGGGCGGCGCAGAACGGCGCGCCGGGATGACGGTTGCTGTGCACAATGGGAGCTGGACGAAGACGATCAGGTCGTCCGCTTTACCGATTACGATGGGCGGGAAACGGCGCAGCGTTACAGCGATGGCGAGCTGTGCGAGGTCATCCTGCCCGGCGGGGCGAGTCGCAAAACCACGTGGGACAATTACGGTCGCCTGCTCAGTGAGACTGACCCGCTGGGCCGGGAAACCCACTACCAGTGGTACCGGCTGACGGATAACGTGACGCAAGTGACGTATGCGGATGGCAGCAGCGAGCTGAATCTGTACGACGACCTTAACCGGCTGGTGGAGGAAACTGATGCACTGGGGAACCCGACGCGTTATCACTACCCCAGTGCGCAGGAGAGTCTGCCGGACAGCGTGACCGATGCGCTGGGCGGAACGGTGACACTGGCCTGGGACAGGCAGGGGCTGCTGACGGCGCGTACCGACTGTTCCGGGCAATGCACGACCTTTGAGTATGACCGCTATGGGCAGTTGCTGGCCTCTGTCGATGCGGAAGGTCACCGTACCCGTCGTGAATGGGATGCGCATGGGCAACTGACGGGCGTTATCTACCCGGACGGCCGCCGGGATACGCTGCGCTGGAATGAGCGTGGTCAGTTACAGGCGTGGCGCGATGCGCAGAGCAGCGAGGTACGCTGGCAGTATAACGCGCTGGGCCAGCCGGTGAGTGTGACAGACCGGCTCCGTCGGGTAAAACGCTGGCATTATGACGTACGTGGGCAGTTGCTGCGGCTGGAGAACGGTAACGGCGCGGAATACCGCTTTGGGTATGATGCGGCAGGTCGCCTGGTGAGCGAGCGACGGGTGGACGGCGTTGAACTGACGTTCCGCTACGACGAGGCGGGCTACCTTTGTCAGCGATCGCAGCGTGGTCAGGCGGCGAATGATGAAGCCATACCGCACGTTTACCAGCATGATGTCGCCGGGCAACTGGTTCGCCGCGCCCATGCCCATGCCGTGTTTCATTATCAGCATGATAACCGGGGACGGCTGGTTTCGCTGAAACGCGAGCCCAGTGAGGCAGGTCTTGCGCTGGGTATCAGCGCGGATGAGGTCAGGCTGAGTTATGATGCGGCGGGCTATCTGTCGGGTGAGCACGGCAGTGGGGGAGAGATTGCCTACCGGCGGGATGCGCTGGGGAATGTGAGCACCCTGTCGCTGCCGGATGGCGACGAACTGCACTGGCTGCGCTACGGTTCAGGGCATGTCAGCGCGGTGAAATTCAATCATCAGGTGGTGAGTGAGTTTACCCGTGACCGGCTGCATCGGGAGATAACACGCACACAGGGCCGACGCGAACAGCAACGAACGTATGACAGTCTGGGCCGTCTGACGTCACAGCGCAGCGCGTTGTGGGAAGTGGCGGAGCCGGAGCAGCGGATACTATCACGGGCGCTGAGCTATACGGCATCCGGTGAACTGGCTTCGGTCAGGGACAGCCTGCGGGGTGACGTCGAGTACGATTACGACGCCGAAGGGCGTCTGGTGAAACGGGCAGATGTACACTGGCAGGTTCATCACCGGGCGTACGGGTATGATGGAGCCGATAACCTGCGGGATGCGGAAGACCGGCATGGTATCTTCCCGTTAGCCGATAACCGGCTGCTACACTGGCGCAATCTGTGGAACCAGTATGATGGTCAGGGTAACCTGACGCGGCGACGTGAAGGCGAAACAGAGCAGTATTATCAGTATGATGCGGACAACCGTCTGGTCGCGGCGCGTGGCCGGGGGCCGCAGGGCGAGTTCGTGGCGCGATATGGTTATGATGCGCTGGGAAGGCGAACCGGCAAAACGGTGACCTGGTGTGAGAGCGGGAAGCAGGAAGAGACCCACTTTCTGTGGGAAGGCTACCGGTTGTTGCAGGTCAGGCAACCTGACCGGAAAGAGAGTTACGTGTATGACCCGACGGTATGGTGGGCGCCGTTAGCACGCATCACACAGCGGGCGGGAACGCGTGAGGGCGACATCCGCTGGTTCATCACGGATCTGAATGGCGCCCCGCTGGAGATGACGGATGCGGACGGCTCGGTCCGCTGGAGCGGTGACTACGGCAGCTTTGGCCAGCTACGCGGGCAGACGCAGGACAGTGAAGGGCTGCGCGACGGCAAGACAGTAGAGCCGCAGCCGCTACGTTACGCGGGGCAGTACGCGGATGACGAAACCGGGCTGCACTACAACCTGTTCCGCTATTACGACCCGACGGTAGGCCGGTTTACCACACAGGACCCGATTGGGCTGGCGGGGGGGATCAATCTTTATCAGTATGCGCCTAACCCGATTAGATGGATCGATCCTCTGGGTTTATATAATGGCGAAGGACAGCGTGAACTCGGTAAATATCATGTATTCCATGAGCATACATTAGATTCTTCAGAATATACGATGACAGATAAAGAGCATTTCAGTCGTGCTAACGAATCTGTTTATAAACGCCTACAAGTTGACCCAGAATTCAAACGTGAGCTGCAAACAAAATATCCCGGTGTAGTTGAGCATGTTCAGCCTATGAAAAATGGAAAATTCAGGGGATCATCACCTAAAAATATGACATGGCATCATGGTGACACTCCTGGATCTTTGCAACTTGCTGACTTTAAAGATCATCAGACGTATCATAAAATTTATCATCCTGATGGTACTGGTGGTCGTAATAAATGGGGTGGTGGAACTCCTTGTCGAAAATAG
- a CDS encoding DcrB-related protein, giving the protein MPIGMAATDYGIPSLFEAFILTTQSPAHCVFTEGCITLPDGYTDRTVNAFVPGKEGDAAITVTRDTLNEGESLNDYIDRQLALMSQHLKGWKTQQREAIWLGQQVLEGESVQASYLRDGQRIWQQQAVFALDSAHILVFTLSKTAVLSDVDASRFNALLGSFTFNQ; this is encoded by the coding sequence ATGCCTATTGGCATGGCGGCTACCGATTATGGCATTCCATCATTATTCGAGGCTTTTATTTTGACGACTCAATCTCCCGCCCACTGTGTCTTTACCGAGGGCTGTATCACACTGCCTGACGGCTACACGGATCGTACGGTAAATGCATTTGTACCCGGAAAAGAAGGCGACGCTGCCATTACGGTTACCCGCGACACGCTCAATGAGGGGGAGTCGCTAAACGACTATATCGATCGGCAACTGGCACTGATGTCGCAGCATCTCAAGGGGTGGAAAACACAGCAGCGTGAGGCGATCTGGCTGGGTCAGCAGGTGCTGGAAGGTGAAAGTGTCCAGGCAAGTTATCTCCGCGATGGTCAGCGTATCTGGCAGCAGCAGGCGGTATTTGCGCTGGATAGCGCACACATTCTTGTTTTCACCCTGTCGAAAACCGCCGTGTTATCTGATGTCGATGCATCCCGGTTCAACGCCCTGCTGGGGAGCTTTACGTTTAACCAGTAA
- the tssI gene encoding type VI secretion system tip protein TssI/VgrG, which yields MANSTGLQFTVKVGALPETTFAVVDFELSEALNQPFALSLNLASALPGVDFGAVLDQPCELRVWYEGELQRRVSGIVSRFAQGDTGFRRTRYQAEVRPALWRLGLRTNARIFQTQKPDAIISTLLEEAGITDYAFALRHEHAVREYCVQYRESDLAFINRLAAEEGLFYFHEFEAGKHRVVFADDAGALAKGPALFFNLATQGLSEGAYVRRFRYAEAVSTAEVALKDYSFKTPAYGLLHNKMSSELDHQRESYQHFDYPGRFKQDPSGKAFTGYRLDALRAGAMTGSGESNAAELQPGSSFTLTEHPNPAFNLAWQVVAVTHSGQQPQALEEESGGEPTTISNSFEVVKATTTWRAAMPYKPMVDGPQIATVVGPAGEEIYCDEFGRVKLQFPWDRYGASDDQSSCWVRVSQGWAGGQYGLIAIPRIGHEVVVSFLEGDPDQPIVTGRTFHATNPSPYPLPASKTRTSLRTRTHKGAGFNELRFEDQAGQEEVFIHAQKDMNTVVLNNRSTGVGGDHAENVGRDQVGVVGRHQVLKIVENQATDIQGAQKVAIGAGRETDVTGNDKLTVTGDITITSTGGDITLSTAGGGSLTIFKNGNIQIKGVHIDVIGSDRIDLNK from the coding sequence GTGGCCAACAGTACCGGATTGCAGTTTACCGTGAAGGTCGGCGCGTTGCCGGAAACGACGTTCGCGGTGGTGGATTTTGAGCTGAGCGAGGCGCTGAACCAGCCGTTTGCGCTGTCGCTCAATCTGGCAAGCGCGTTACCCGGCGTCGACTTCGGCGCGGTGCTGGACCAGCCGTGCGAGCTGCGGGTGTGGTACGAAGGCGAGCTGCAACGCCGGGTCAGCGGCATCGTCAGCCGCTTTGCCCAGGGCGACACCGGCTTTCGCCGCACCCGCTACCAGGCCGAGGTGCGCCCGGCGCTGTGGCGGCTGGGGCTGCGCACCAACGCCCGCATATTCCAGACCCAAAAACCGGATGCCATTATCAGTACCCTGCTGGAAGAAGCCGGGATCACCGATTACGCCTTCGCCCTGCGCCATGAGCACGCGGTACGCGAATACTGCGTGCAGTACCGCGAAAGCGACCTGGCGTTCATCAACCGGCTGGCGGCGGAAGAAGGGCTGTTCTACTTCCACGAATTCGAAGCGGGCAAGCACCGGGTGGTGTTTGCCGATGACGCCGGTGCGCTCGCCAAAGGCCCGGCGCTGTTCTTCAATCTCGCCACGCAGGGGCTGAGCGAAGGCGCTTACGTGCGCCGTTTCCGTTACGCCGAAGCGGTCAGTACCGCTGAGGTGGCGCTGAAGGATTACAGTTTTAAAACCCCGGCCTATGGGCTGCTGCACAACAAGATGAGCAGCGAGCTGGACCACCAGCGTGAATCCTACCAGCACTTTGATTATCCCGGCCGCTTCAAGCAGGACCCGAGCGGCAAGGCGTTTACCGGCTACCGGCTGGACGCGCTGCGTGCCGGGGCGATGACCGGCAGCGGCGAATCCAATGCCGCCGAACTACAGCCGGGCAGCAGCTTTACCCTGACCGAGCACCCGAACCCGGCGTTTAACCTGGCCTGGCAGGTGGTGGCGGTGACCCACAGCGGCCAGCAGCCGCAGGCGCTGGAAGAAGAAAGTGGCGGCGAGCCGACCACGATAAGCAACAGTTTCGAGGTGGTGAAAGCCACCACCACCTGGCGCGCGGCCATGCCGTACAAGCCGATGGTGGACGGCCCGCAGATTGCCACCGTGGTCGGCCCGGCGGGGGAAGAGATTTACTGCGACGAGTTTGGCCGGGTGAAGCTGCAGTTCCCGTGGGACCGCTACGGTGCCAGCGACGACCAGAGTTCGTGCTGGGTGCGGGTCAGTCAGGGCTGGGCCGGCGGGCAGTACGGCCTGATTGCCATTCCGCGCATCGGTCATGAAGTGGTGGTGAGCTTTCTGGAGGGCGACCCGGACCAGCCCATCGTCACCGGGCGCACCTTTCACGCCACCAACCCGTCGCCGTATCCGCTGCCGGCCAGCAAGACCCGCACCTCGCTGCGCACCCGTACCCACAAGGGGGCCGGGTTCAACGAACTGCGCTTTGAAGACCAGGCCGGGCAGGAAGAGGTGTTTATTCACGCCCAGAAAGACATGAACACCGTGGTGCTCAATAACCGCAGCACGGGGGTGGGGGGCGATCACGCAGAAAACGTCGGGCGGGATCAGGTGGGTGTTGTGGGGCGCCATCAGGTACTGAAAATCGTCGAAAATCAGGCGACTGATATTCAGGGGGCACAGAAAGTTGCGATAGGGGCGGGCCGTGAAACGGACGTGACGGGCAACGATAAATTGACGGTGACGGGAGACATCACGATCACCTCGACCGGTGGTGATATCACGCTGTCAACTGCAGGTGGCGGGTCACTGACCATTTTCAAGAACGGCAATATTCAGATCAAGGGTGTGCACATCGACGTCATCGGCAGTGATCGTATTGATTTGAATAAATAA
- a CDS encoding Hcp family type VI secretion system effector, with protein sequence MPTPCYISIEGKTQGNITAGAFTSDSVGNIYVQGHEDEMLVQEFKHIVTVPTDPQSGQPAGQRVHKPFKFTVALNKAVPLLYNALASGEMLPTVTLKWYRTSVEGKQEHFFTTTLTDATIVDINNQMPHCQDPSKQDYTQLIEVSLAYRKVDWEHTVAGTSGSDDWRAPIEA encoded by the coding sequence ATGCCAACTCCATGCTATATCAGCATCGAAGGGAAAACCCAGGGCAATATCACCGCCGGTGCCTTCACCTCCGACTCCGTCGGCAACATCTACGTGCAGGGCCACGAAGACGAGATGCTGGTGCAGGAATTCAAACACATCGTCACCGTCCCGACCGACCCGCAGTCCGGCCAGCCTGCCGGTCAGCGCGTGCACAAGCCGTTCAAGTTCACCGTCGCGCTGAACAAGGCCGTCCCGCTGCTGTATAACGCGCTGGCCTCCGGCGAAATGCTGCCGACCGTGACCCTGAAGTGGTATCGCACCTCCGTCGAAGGCAAGCAGGAGCACTTCTTCACCACCACCCTAACCGACGCCACCATCGTCGACATCAACAACCAGATGCCGCACTGCCAGGACCCGTCCAAGCAGGATTACACCCAGCTGATTGAAGTGTCGCTGGCCTACCGCAAGGTGGACTGGGAGCACACCGTGGCCGGTACCTCCGGCTCCGACGACTGGCGCGCGCCGATCGAAGCGTAA
- the gspS gene encoding type II secretion system pilot lipoprotein GspS translates to MKIKINVTVALAFFLSGCIEKTPNQKTHGPPHTPENIENMSSTIAGLTYLKQQCGYQHLGTEENIINRVVILASRKWSTAFDEDAKDNITRLSRESYTILVENYRDSKGCGVLTRSLQEIIKQGFGT, encoded by the coding sequence GTGAAGATAAAGATTAATGTAACCGTGGCGCTGGCGTTTTTTCTGTCTGGATGTATAGAAAAAACACCTAATCAAAAAACACATGGCCCCCCCCATACACCGGAAAATATCGAAAACATGTCTTCTACTATCGCCGGGCTTACTTATTTAAAGCAGCAGTGCGGCTACCAACATTTAGGTACGGAGGAGAATATTATCAACAGAGTAGTGATACTTGCCAGCCGCAAATGGAGCACGGCCTTTGACGAGGACGCAAAAGATAACATTACCCGTCTCAGCCGGGAAAGTTACACTATTCTTGTTGAAAATTATCGTGATAGCAAAGGTTGTGGCGTGCTGACCAGAAGCCTTCAGGAAATTATAAAGCAGGGTTTTGGCACATAA
- a CDS encoding pectate lyase, producing MPAMDTVFSRRHLLKLAVLLPVFPYARIAQSDSGVTGYAKMKQVSGGGVGGQIVYVDNVNALAFHLAGPEHKNIVITSTLNTPDKHIILLGSNKTLVGRNPAITLNNIYLIADNNVGNVIIKNLTFLHDKKINGNNDIQLRVSSGEGYWLDHCNFVGHPWAVNDGAEDKHIYFGEGADFITISYCVFANHRYGCIFGYPVDGSSRFKGKPRITICNNYYYNLYVRAPGLFRYGEFNVFNNMIKGFHLGFTVDGDARVYSSNNSFYTALENFSVVDYKRGYLHSQNDNVNGQIINKTWGV from the coding sequence ATGCCTGCGATGGATACCGTTTTTTCACGGCGGCATTTACTTAAGCTTGCTGTGTTGCTGCCCGTATTTCCCTACGCCAGAATTGCCCAGTCTGATAGTGGTGTAACCGGGTATGCCAAGATGAAACAGGTGAGCGGTGGGGGAGTGGGGGGCCAAATTGTCTATGTTGACAACGTAAACGCGCTGGCTTTCCATCTTGCCGGCCCGGAGCATAAAAATATTGTTATCACAAGCACGCTGAATACACCTGATAAGCACATTATCTTACTGGGGTCGAATAAAACCTTAGTCGGCCGCAATCCAGCGATTACGCTTAATAATATTTACCTGATCGCCGACAATAACGTGGGGAATGTCATCATCAAGAATCTGACTTTCCTACATGATAAGAAAATTAACGGCAATAACGATATTCAACTGAGAGTCAGCTCGGGTGAAGGCTACTGGTTGGATCATTGTAACTTCGTGGGGCACCCGTGGGCGGTTAATGATGGCGCGGAAGATAAGCATATCTATTTTGGAGAGGGCGCTGATTTCATTACCATTTCCTACTGTGTTTTTGCCAATCACCGATACGGTTGTATCTTCGGTTATCCGGTTGATGGCAGCAGTAGATTTAAAGGCAAGCCCCGAATCACTATCTGCAATAATTATTACTACAACCTCTATGTTCGTGCCCCTGGGTTATTTCGCTATGGTGAATTTAATGTTTTTAATAATATGATAAAAGGATTCCATTTAGGTTTCACCGTTGACGGCGACGCGCGCGTGTATTCATCCAATAATAGTTTTTATACGGCGCTTGAGAATTTTTCTGTTGTGGATTACAAACGGGGATATCTGCACAGCCAGAATGATAACGTTAACGGTCAAATCATCAATAAGACCTGGGGGGTATAG
- the gspM gene encoding type II secretion system protein GspM, with amino-acid sequence MNAVLHAWRTFTRAQRRWLAAMGAIVILLSALLVHFREKSAQLHQASVWVAQQQDFTVWLVARPDKKTLALPLQEALRRSAPPAALAAAFQYHPREAVLASPVAVGFNALFLWLSDLQQQYGISVVQLDAVPASEPGDIRLMHVVLHSSTPTE; translated from the coding sequence GTGAATGCGGTCTTGCACGCATGGCGCACGTTTACCCGGGCCCAGCGGCGCTGGCTGGCTGCAATGGGGGCCATCGTCATTCTTCTCTCGGCTCTATTGGTGCACTTTCGCGAAAAATCCGCGCAGTTGCATCAAGCCAGCGTCTGGGTCGCACAGCAGCAGGATTTCACCGTCTGGCTGGTAGCCAGACCCGACAAAAAGACGCTCGCGTTGCCGTTGCAGGAAGCCCTCCGGCGCTCTGCGCCGCCAGCCGCTCTCGCCGCCGCATTTCAGTACCACCCGCGAGAGGCTGTGCTCGCGTCTCCTGTGGCGGTTGGTTTCAACGCGTTGTTTCTCTGGCTCAGCGATCTCCAGCAGCAGTATGGCATCAGCGTGGTTCAACTGGACGCGGTGCCGGCGAGCGAACCTGGCGACATTCGCCTGATGCATGTGGTGTTACATTCCTCAACCCCGACTGAATAA
- the gspL gene encoding type II secretion system protein GspL: protein MFFKQKKTARLSILLPSSPHGRVRWWWCSADSGEPIHQGEASSLAELTLPVATRREDDAILWIPAEQGVLETVSVTGNVALSAAQLALLIEDKLGQPAADFHWWRLDRGSRLIFGCSRAWLSAVLDEVKTAGLNVKQILPEWLSLPDAPIVLAWAEQRWLLRFSKGAGYWLPAASVQTLLPHIAAPESVSLYGPPPVEAVCWAAQHPALSDAQRLAPPERVDVNLLRGLPGSLHITHRRSWHRYIAAISLALLAAVILALASGLGIVGYQIQRDTAFLQTFYAHQPIGDAGVSLPVLERLIRDRQQQLVVSGESNFFDRLADYLTLSQRFHDPVITRLQFDASQRQLRLDVLLPETEVRTLIHTAPATVSVAVHEAQAEKTHVTLVIRRLQ from the coding sequence ATGTTCTTTAAGCAAAAGAAAACGGCTCGGCTGTCGATCCTGTTGCCGTCTTCTCCGCATGGAAGAGTACGGTGGTGGTGGTGCTCTGCCGACAGTGGTGAGCCGATTCATCAGGGAGAAGCCAGCAGCCTGGCGGAATTAACGCTGCCCGTTGCCACCCGGCGAGAGGACGACGCCATTTTATGGATCCCTGCCGAGCAGGGCGTGCTGGAAACGGTTAGCGTCACGGGAAACGTCGCGCTATCGGCCGCACAACTGGCGCTGCTGATTGAAGATAAGCTGGGGCAACCTGCTGCTGATTTTCACTGGTGGCGGCTGGATCGCGGCAGTCGGTTGATATTCGGCTGTTCGCGCGCGTGGCTGTCGGCGGTATTGGATGAGGTGAAAACAGCAGGGCTTAACGTGAAGCAGATTCTGCCTGAATGGTTGAGCCTGCCTGATGCACCCATAGTTTTAGCGTGGGCAGAACAGCGTTGGTTGCTGCGTTTTAGCAAGGGGGCTGGATACTGGCTGCCTGCGGCGTCGGTTCAGACGTTGCTGCCCCATATTGCCGCGCCGGAATCGGTATCGCTCTACGGTCCGCCTCCGGTAGAGGCTGTGTGCTGGGCAGCGCAACATCCGGCCCTGTCGGATGCCCAGCGTCTTGCACCACCTGAACGTGTCGATGTCAATCTGTTGCGCGGCCTGCCAGGCTCTCTTCACATTACGCATAGACGGTCATGGCACCGCTACATCGCGGCCATCAGCCTGGCGCTGTTGGCCGCGGTGATACTCGCGCTGGCGAGCGGGTTGGGAATAGTGGGCTATCAAATACAGCGTGACACGGCATTTTTGCAGACATTTTATGCTCATCAGCCTATCGGCGACGCCGGTGTTTCGTTACCGGTGCTGGAGCGATTAATCCGCGATCGTCAACAGCAACTCGTGGTGAGTGGTGAGAGCAACTTCTTTGATCGATTGGCCGATTATTTAACCCTGAGCCAGCGATTCCACGACCCAGTGATTACCCGCCTGCAGTTCGATGCGTCGCAGCGTCAACTTCGGCTTGATGTTCTCCTGCCGGAAACAGAAGTCAGAACGCTCATTCATACGGCTCCTGCCACCGTGAGTGTGGCTGTTCATGAGGCCCAGGCGGAAAAAACTCACGTCACCCTCGTCATAAGGCGGTTGCAGTGA